Proteins encoded in a region of the Petrotoga mexicana DSM 14811 genome:
- a CDS encoding tetratricopeptide repeat protein has product MYRLLKKISFLILSISFITLNIYAGNLDSYVYTFDTDQLLVSSQKNLNVLGLYLKYYETGNEEYKTAANQTRPYILSSLKPDDSAALNVLSEYYPGNEEQSINRIEILTNNYPDSVIVNALNVLFNFEVWQKTKNMETFNEILSSIDIIEKAIGENPFSVYYKSLLTWEAASLQEKENIFKNLEKVYFSYPSNRKIQELLIVQAFELGKFEDVKQLSTNYVNLSQKDERIMFLIALSYYNLNEKLESRKILDWILQNSNKKTVLSKSYELLGDISETNSQKINYYKTAIDLDPKNAEVLAKLGTTLYESDKTNTDNLTISRIYLIKALMYDPDNSEIKQTLNTIDRKLTTRNFLTTLLPLFIVISAIFYIVFRFGSEEDSLTASKEEKIDNDQSRRQPHDK; this is encoded by the coding sequence ATGTATCGACTTCTTAAAAAAATATCATTTCTAATTCTTTCCATTTCTTTTATAACTTTGAATATCTATGCCGGTAATTTAGATAGCTACGTTTATACTTTTGATACTGATCAATTATTAGTTTCCTCCCAGAAGAATTTAAACGTTTTAGGTTTGTATTTAAAATATTATGAAACAGGTAATGAAGAATACAAAACGGCTGCTAATCAAACCAGGCCTTATATACTTTCTTCTTTAAAACCTGATGATTCAGCTGCTCTGAATGTTCTTTCCGAATACTATCCTGGCAATGAAGAGCAAAGTATCAATAGGATTGAGATATTAACCAATAATTATCCCGACTCAGTGATTGTTAATGCCCTCAATGTTTTATTTAATTTTGAAGTGTGGCAAAAAACCAAAAATATGGAAACATTTAATGAAATTTTAAGTTCCATTGATATAATAGAGAAGGCAATCGGAGAGAATCCTTTTTCAGTTTATTACAAATCGCTTCTAACGTGGGAAGCGGCAAGCCTTCAAGAAAAAGAAAATATATTCAAAAATCTAGAAAAAGTTTATTTTTCTTATCCTTCAAACAGAAAAATTCAAGAATTGTTGATAGTTCAAGCTTTTGAATTAGGTAAGTTTGAAGACGTTAAACAACTATCAACAAACTATGTAAATCTCTCACAAAAAGACGAAAGGATCATGTTTTTAATAGCCCTTTCATATTACAACTTAAATGAAAAATTAGAATCAAGAAAAATCCTCGATTGGATTCTCCAAAATTCTAATAAAAAAACTGTACTCTCGAAAAGTTATGAGCTTTTGGGTGATATTTCTGAAACGAACTCTCAGAAGATAAATTATTATAAAACCGCTATTGATCTTGATCCTAAGAATGCAGAAGTTTTAGCTAAACTTGGAACAACTTTGTACGAGAGTGATAAAACCAACACGGATAATTTGACAATTTCAAGAATTTATTTAATCAAAGCACTCATGTACGATCCAGATAATTCTGAAATAAAACAAACTTTGAACACTATAGACAGAAAACTCACTACAAGAAATTTTTTGACCACGTTGTTACCGCTATTTATAGTAATTTCAGCGATATTCTATATAGTATTCAGATTTGGGAGTGAAGAAGACAGCCTCACGGCAAGTAAGGAGGAAAAAATTGACAATGACCAATCAAGAAGACAGCCTCACGACAAATAA
- a CDS encoding Mrp/NBP35 family ATP-binding protein — MANLKERKEKISQKLENIDNVIMVMSGKGGVGKTTVAVNLAVALALEGRKVGLLDVDLHGPDVVRMLGGKEAKVSALGGEILPPEVHGIKVISISQFLDNDNDAVIWRGPLKTGAIMQFIGDVAWGKLDYLIIDAPPGTGDEPLTVFQNVDKIKGALIVTSPSTVSQDDVERAINFVKKMDKQVIGIVENMSYFICPNCKTKHYIFGENGGKSLAERYNLELLAQIPLDSTVRENMDAGKPVAYFGTPEVTNVYVNLAKTVIEKVEAVS, encoded by the coding sequence ATGGCTAACTTAAAGGAACGAAAAGAGAAAATCTCTCAAAAACTTGAAAATATAGACAACGTTATTATGGTTATGAGCGGTAAAGGAGGAGTTGGAAAAACTACCGTTGCGGTGAATTTAGCGGTAGCTTTGGCTCTAGAAGGTAGGAAAGTAGGCCTTTTGGATGTTGATTTACATGGTCCCGATGTAGTAAGAATGTTGGGAGGTAAGGAAGCTAAAGTATCTGCTTTGGGAGGAGAAATACTACCCCCTGAAGTACACGGAATAAAAGTTATTTCTATTTCCCAATTCTTAGATAACGATAATGATGCTGTTATCTGGAGAGGTCCTTTAAAAACAGGTGCTATAATGCAGTTCATTGGAGATGTTGCTTGGGGTAAATTGGATTATCTAATTATCGATGCACCTCCAGGTACAGGAGACGAACCTCTGACGGTTTTCCAAAACGTGGACAAGATTAAGGGTGCTTTGATCGTAACTTCACCTTCTACCGTTTCACAAGACGACGTGGAAAGGGCTATTAATTTTGTAAAAAAAATGGATAAGCAAGTTATCGGGATAGTTGAAAATATGTCTTATTTTATCTGTCCAAATTGTAAAACTAAACACTACATTTTTGGCGAAAATGGTGGAAAATCTTTAGCAGAAAGATACAACTTAGAATTACTTGCACAAATTCCTTTGGATTCAACTGTCAGAGAAAACATGGATGCAGGTAAACCTGTTGCTTATTTCGGAACTCCAGAAGTAACTAATGTCTACGTTAACTTGGCAAAGACGGTAATAGAAAAAGTAGAAGCCGTTAGTTAA
- the hpf gene encoding ribosome hibernation-promoting factor, HPF/YfiA family produces the protein MEYKVYTKEVELTEALENYIEKRMSKPDHLLKKHSDIVSPSDVRITKERGIYKVEITTHIKPLSKIIKVEERNNDLYEAIDKVTDSLERKIRKLKNRLQERSRAEKKVRMEIEQNLQNPDIKNLDLAEESEAESEEKPDAPKIVRTKNFDLTLMNVEEAMLQMQLLGHSFFVFRNPENDAISVLYERKDGDLGLIEFNE, from the coding sequence ATGGAGTATAAAGTTTATACAAAGGAAGTAGAACTTACCGAAGCTTTAGAGAATTATATCGAAAAAAGGATGAGTAAACCAGACCATCTGCTCAAAAAACATTCCGATATCGTCTCTCCCTCTGATGTCAGAATCACAAAAGAGAGGGGTATATACAAAGTAGAAATAACTACCCACATTAAACCTTTAAGCAAGATCATAAAAGTAGAAGAAAGAAACAATGATCTTTATGAAGCTATTGATAAGGTAACAGATTCTTTGGAAAGAAAAATAAGAAAGCTAAAAAATCGTTTACAAGAACGAAGCAGAGCGGAAAAAAAGGTGCGAATGGAAATAGAACAAAATCTTCAAAATCCTGACATTAAAAATCTTGATTTAGCTGAAGAAAGTGAAGCAGAGAGTGAAGAAAAACCCGATGCTCCCAAAATCGTGAGAACAAAAAATTTTGATCTAACTCTTATGAACGTTGAGGAGGCAATGTTACAAATGCAACTTTTGGGTCATTCATTTTTCGTTTTCAGAAATCCAGAAAATGATGCTATCAGCGTGCTTTACGAAAGAAAAGATGGAGATTTAGGTCTCATAGAATTCAATGAATAA
- a CDS encoding POTRA domain-containing protein: MKKHFLLFAIFFIAGFAFSITLLNDISYNVDISYAATDVERVLTNYGIQEGTYVGDIDIRLAIQEILKSGYFTSVSYNLDENGNLELIFKPNPIVTNYEVEILGDELINKENIRSSISINTNIPLNLNDFQTSMKNIQDLYIKNGYQFVDIYSNLKMTGDEITLEATEINNKEYSSDTLVFIVKEYSLWDLELRGELSQLDKEDIKERIGFDFRKDWNSKFFLFRPNAKETYPSFQKVQNILNSLNQIPFFSADTNLRFEVTEIEENEGGELLLVLEGNLRKIVPEDPVIINKISFIGNESLEEFRLNEVVNEFVPLGNPVSNLDLLYAYDNLQKVYYDNGYIYTLITPKYQDNELIFEITEPKVGDVEITQEATAKTKPYIVESLVKIKPGEVFNQQKLQDTYTSFMGTGFFKDIKIQPIQQAEDVIGFKITPIESGKLGKLMGGVTWTLPEDQEWYQGFTGELEVQFLNPFGYGQTFSLNSALNPMRNYYSVGFDYDVIKLAGSNLNLGAGIHYTVSEDGEYYSNIGGYATNYLSLSVAPRYSIQDFSYITSSFTYNNYKLVDESNLNVLSGSAGYLYNSLDSPYRPHNGQYFQINGIGGVETSNTDNYYIGATTEGKLFYSFYKFTLGSRLKLGTVYNSNSDSNLNYQFNVGGMYSVRTSDFYAQEGENLLLFNTELAYELATSQVPLDLIAYFDYGSAQDDVSKLFDDSILSFGGGLRFTVPLLGQIGFGYGWDEALNGKVWFGFGQTF; encoded by the coding sequence ATGAAAAAACATTTTCTACTATTTGCTATCTTTTTCATCGCAGGATTCGCATTTTCGATAACCCTTTTAAACGACATTTCTTACAACGTTGACATATCTTATGCAGCAACGGATGTTGAAAGGGTACTAACAAATTATGGTATACAAGAAGGCACCTATGTGGGGGATATAGACATTAGATTGGCTATACAAGAAATACTAAAGTCAGGTTATTTTACCTCTGTTTCTTACAATTTGGACGAAAATGGGAATCTAGAACTCATATTTAAGCCCAATCCCATCGTAACAAATTATGAAGTTGAGATCTTAGGTGATGAATTGATAAACAAAGAAAATATTCGTTCTTCGATCAGTATAAACACCAATATCCCATTGAATCTAAATGATTTTCAAACCTCCATGAAAAACATTCAAGATTTGTACATAAAAAACGGTTACCAATTCGTTGATATATACTCCAATCTAAAAATGACAGGAGATGAAATCACCTTAGAAGCAACGGAGATAAACAATAAAGAATATTCATCAGACACATTGGTTTTCATAGTTAAAGAGTATTCTCTTTGGGATTTAGAATTAAGGGGAGAATTATCTCAACTGGATAAAGAAGACATAAAGGAAAGAATCGGTTTTGATTTTAGAAAAGATTGGAATAGCAAATTCTTCTTATTTAGGCCCAACGCCAAAGAAACCTATCCAAGTTTTCAAAAGGTTCAAAATATATTGAACTCGTTAAATCAAATACCGTTTTTTTCTGCTGACACGAATTTACGTTTTGAAGTAACCGAAATAGAAGAAAACGAAGGTGGAGAATTATTACTTGTTTTAGAAGGCAATTTAAGAAAAATTGTCCCTGAAGATCCAGTAATAATAAACAAAATATCTTTTATTGGAAACGAAAGTTTAGAAGAATTTAGATTGAATGAGGTTGTGAATGAGTTCGTTCCGTTAGGAAACCCTGTGAGTAATTTAGACCTTCTATACGCTTACGACAATCTTCAAAAGGTTTATTACGACAACGGATACATTTACACATTAATTACCCCTAAATACCAAGATAATGAATTAATATTCGAAATAACGGAACCAAAGGTTGGAGACGTTGAAATAACTCAGGAAGCGACCGCTAAAACTAAACCATACATAGTTGAATCTCTAGTGAAGATAAAACCAGGCGAAGTTTTTAACCAGCAAAAATTACAAGACACGTACACATCCTTCATGGGAACAGGATTTTTTAAAGACATTAAAATACAGCCCATACAGCAAGCGGAAGATGTAATAGGTTTTAAGATAACCCCTATAGAAAGTGGAAAACTTGGAAAATTAATGGGAGGTGTCACCTGGACCTTACCAGAAGACCAAGAATGGTATCAAGGTTTTACAGGGGAGCTTGAGGTTCAATTTTTAAATCCTTTTGGATACGGACAAACATTCTCTCTTAACTCAGCTTTAAATCCTATGAGAAATTACTATTCTGTCGGATTCGATTACGATGTTATTAAGTTGGCTGGTAGTAACCTTAATTTAGGTGCTGGCATACATTATACGGTAAGTGAAGATGGAGAGTATTATTCAAACATCGGTGGATATGCAACTAACTATCTGTCGTTATCTGTTGCTCCAAGATACAGTATACAAGACTTTTCTTATATAACAAGTTCTTTTACCTACAATAACTACAAATTAGTGGATGAAAGTAATCTTAATGTACTTTCTGGATCAGCCGGATATTTATACAACAGCTTAGACAGCCCTTATAGGCCACATAATGGTCAATATTTCCAAATCAATGGTATAGGAGGGGTTGAAACAAGTAATACCGATAATTACTATATCGGTGCCACCACTGAAGGTAAACTATTTTACAGTTTTTATAAATTCACACTGGGAAGTAGGCTAAAATTAGGTACCGTATATAATTCCAACAGCGATTCTAACCTTAATTATCAATTCAATGTTGGAGGAATGTATTCTGTAAGGACTTCTGATTTTTACGCACAGGAAGGAGAAAATTTACTTTTATTCAACACCGAGTTGGCTTACGAGCTTGCCACAAGTCAAGTTCCATTGGATCTCATTGCCTATTTTGATTACGGTAGCGCTCAAGATGATGTTAGTAAGCTTTTTGATGATAGCATCCTGTCCTTTGGTGGTGGATTAAGGTTCACAGTTCCTTTATTGGGACAAATAGGCTTTGGATATGGATGGGATGAGGCTTTAAACGGAAAGGTTTGGTTTGGTTTCGGTCAAACATTTTAA
- a CDS encoding OsmC family protein codes for MTEFLLQNTHGSHFYMKTPSGHDIHVDTDPEFLGYDSGAKPMEYLIAGLGGCTGIDVVTILDKMKVKYDALNLRILTERSEEHPKKYTKIHIIFEFKGKDLPMDRLQRAAQLSQEKYCGATATFRGSTEMTYEVKIVE; via the coding sequence TTGACAGAATTTCTATTGCAAAACACACACGGTAGTCATTTTTACATGAAAACACCTTCTGGTCATGATATTCATGTGGACACAGATCCAGAGTTCCTTGGCTATGACTCAGGTGCAAAACCCATGGAGTATTTAATCGCTGGTTTAGGTGGGTGTACAGGGATAGATGTGGTAACGATTTTGGACAAAATGAAAGTAAAGTACGATGCATTGAATTTGAGAATATTAACAGAAAGAAGTGAGGAGCATCCCAAAAAATACACGAAGATTCATATAATTTTCGAATTTAAGGGGAAAGATCTACCTATGGATAGATTACAAAGAGCTGCTCAACTTTCACAAGAAAAATATTGTGGAGCAACCGCTACATTTAGAGGTTCCACAGAAATGACCTACGAAGTAAAGATTGTTGAGTGA
- a CDS encoding alpha-amylase family glycosyl hydrolase produces MKKVLFVVMILIFAVVSFSVSTTFLYSKEATSVYLIASFNNFEPIAMEKSFTGLWRYNVDLEPGEYLYKFIVDGKRTIDFSNEDVQAYNGEIFNVRTVQESFVFPKVGDGSIKKVYFDNERRYINPVQKGEIYLSIEFEKNDIEDVELQANASSIQKSVIEFNNTILYRFHVFTEAEVLKYRFLIRDSEEIIYGFNGTEEFFEFDFNHPIISYFDIPEWSKGRIYYQIFPDRFRNGDTSNDPQGTYSWNGPHNRNSLSFGFYGGDLQGVIDSIDHLEYIGVEAIYFNPIFEAQTPHKYDTTDYLKIDDSFGNEEVFSNMIEALHESDIKVILDGVFNHTGTEFFAMKENFLKQEKSNYLDWYYIKSFPIKKSTESYEGWHGYADLPQLNNENPEVRAYINQVIGKWMSFGIDGWRMDAVDQLPETYWSALYENIKNIDQEALVVGEFWRDATSYFEDPSFDSVMNYIFRDAAIAYAKGGRAINFINTTNAYIDKYPPQVLHGLWNLLGSHDTERILTALGEDTQRMKLAVVLQMTFIGSPLIYYGDEIGMTGTTDPFCRVPFYWDDSKWNMEILDLYSQLAELRKESNALRKGDYTVLYADESVLIYERRYQSENVIIALNSKDSQIEIEYDLNGNYRDILTGESFNTIEKMPSKSFLVLVSE; encoded by the coding sequence ATGAAGAAAGTATTATTCGTTGTAATGATACTTATTTTTGCTGTAGTTTCTTTTTCTGTTAGCACTACGTTTTTATACTCGAAAGAAGCGACTTCTGTTTATTTAATTGCCAGTTTTAATAACTTTGAACCTATCGCCATGGAAAAAAGCTTCACGGGACTATGGCGTTACAATGTTGATTTAGAACCTGGCGAATACCTGTATAAATTCATCGTAGATGGGAAAAGAACGATAGATTTTTCAAACGAGGATGTACAAGCCTATAACGGTGAAATCTTCAATGTACGCACCGTTCAAGAATCATTTGTTTTTCCAAAAGTTGGAGACGGCTCAATTAAAAAGGTTTATTTCGATAACGAAAGAAGATATATAAATCCGGTCCAAAAGGGTGAAATATATCTTTCAATAGAATTCGAAAAAAATGATATTGAAGACGTTGAACTACAAGCTAACGCATCCTCTATACAAAAATCTGTAATAGAGTTCAATAATACCATCCTTTATAGGTTTCACGTATTTACCGAAGCTGAAGTTTTAAAGTATAGATTTTTGATCCGCGATAGCGAAGAAATAATATATGGTTTCAACGGAACAGAAGAGTTTTTTGAGTTCGACTTTAATCATCCTATAATTTCTTATTTTGATATACCAGAATGGTCAAAAGGAAGGATCTATTATCAAATATTTCCTGATAGGTTCAGAAATGGTGATACTTCCAACGATCCGCAAGGGACCTATAGTTGGAACGGCCCTCACAACAGAAATTCTCTTTCTTTTGGTTTTTATGGTGGAGATCTTCAAGGGGTCATTGATTCAATTGACCACTTAGAATACATCGGGGTGGAAGCGATCTACTTCAACCCCATTTTTGAAGCTCAAACTCCCCATAAATACGATACAACTGATTATTTAAAAATTGATGATTCTTTCGGTAACGAAGAGGTCTTTTCTAATATGATAGAGGCATTACATGAATCAGATATCAAAGTAATCTTAGATGGTGTATTCAATCATACTGGAACTGAATTCTTCGCCATGAAAGAAAACTTTCTCAAACAAGAAAAATCCAATTATTTGGATTGGTATTATATCAAATCGTTTCCTATCAAAAAATCCACAGAAAGTTACGAAGGTTGGCATGGATACGCTGATCTCCCTCAATTAAACAATGAAAATCCCGAAGTAAGGGCATACATAAATCAGGTAATTGGTAAATGGATGAGTTTTGGGATAGATGGATGGAGAATGGATGCGGTCGATCAACTCCCTGAAACTTATTGGTCAGCTCTTTACGAGAATATTAAAAACATAGACCAAGAAGCCCTAGTTGTGGGAGAATTTTGGAGAGATGCCACTTCTTATTTTGAAGATCCAAGTTTCGACTCGGTTATGAATTACATTTTCAGAGATGCGGCTATTGCATATGCCAAAGGTGGAAGGGCTATTAACTTTATTAATACCACTAACGCATACATAGACAAATATCCACCACAAGTGTTGCATGGGTTATGGAACCTTTTAGGTTCACATGATACTGAAAGAATACTAACGGCCCTCGGTGAAGATACACAACGAATGAAATTAGCTGTTGTTCTTCAAATGACGTTTATAGGATCTCCTCTAATATATTACGGTGATGAAATAGGTATGACGGGGACCACAGATCCATTTTGCAGGGTTCCATTTTATTGGGATGATAGTAAGTGGAATATGGAAATTTTAGATTTGTACTCCCAATTGGCAGAATTAAGAAAAGAAAGTAATGCCTTAAGAAAAGGTGATTATACGGTATTGTATGCCGATGAAAGTGTTCTAATTTATGAAAGACGCTATCAATCAGAGAATGTCATAATTGCACTAAATTCTAAAGATTCACAAATTGAAATTGAGTATGATTTGAACGGAAATTACAGAGATATCTTAACTGGAGAAAGCTTTAATACCATAGAAAAAATGCCAAGTAAAAGTTTTCTTGTACTTGTTAGCGAGTGA
- the thyX gene encoding FAD-dependent thymidylate synthase has protein sequence MTNQEDSLTTNKESIKVLDKGFVTLVDIMGDDRSAVRAARVSHGKDISTDEKDRKLINYLMEHGHLSPFEHITFTFHVKAPIFVVRQWFRHRIGMSPNEISRRYTSKNVNEFYIPDHIRIQDTKDKQSSNVYSDEQLREETLEIIEEVYKKSYEAYEKLINMGVAREMARIILPVGEYTEFYLTTNVRALMHFLDLRASSHAQWEIQQYAKALAQFFQKTCPWSYEAYLKHQYKGDILK, from the coding sequence ATGACCAATCAAGAAGACAGCCTCACGACAAATAAGGAATCTATCAAAGTACTAGATAAAGGCTTTGTTACCCTTGTTGATATAATGGGAGATGACAGATCTGCAGTTAGAGCCGCGAGAGTCTCGCATGGGAAAGATATATCTACCGATGAAAAAGACAGAAAACTCATAAACTACTTGATGGAACATGGCCATCTATCTCCATTTGAACATATCACTTTTACATTTCATGTAAAAGCCCCCATCTTTGTTGTTAGACAATGGTTTCGTCATAGGATAGGAATGTCTCCCAATGAAATCAGTAGAAGATACACATCGAAAAACGTCAACGAGTTTTATATCCCGGATCATATCAGGATACAAGATACAAAAGACAAACAGAGTAGTAATGTATACTCCGATGAACAATTAAGAGAAGAGACTCTTGAAATTATAGAAGAAGTTTACAAGAAAAGTTACGAGGCTTACGAAAAACTTATAAATATGGGTGTAGCTAGAGAAATGGCACGTATTATACTACCCGTAGGGGAATACACTGAGTTTTATTTAACTACGAATGTTCGGGCCCTGATGCATTTCTTGGATTTAAGGGCATCTTCACATGCACAATGGGAAATTCAACAGTACGCTAAGGCTTTGGCACAATTTTTCCAAAAAACTTGTCCGTGGAGTTATGAAGCATATTTGAAGCATCAGTACAAAGGAGACATTTTAAAGTAG
- the priA gene encoding replication restart helicase PriA — protein MYYYEVIPIGQMVFNGFTYKSDKKLEIGQRVIIDLRGKFLSGLIYKEAESTEFSKIKEIAFPLDNKSLLNENHIKLMEKVSSKFMAPIGEVARLLFPPLSSDIYKLRIIPKSSLGPIQKPIFYKQFLKSFDNASKANKQLREYLDSNLIEIELYRKEFTKKIDKFVSLKMDLKETWKFNVSKSAREVINYLSINGETLESDLYSQGIVKKGSTVLNTLRKKGIIELSESITAYQKNTEVSLNDEQRQAVETIKANPDKPHLLYGVTGSGKTEVFFEVARPILESGGKVLLLVPEISLTSELMNRLKKRFANYNAAFYHSGLTSSERVQTWYKAVNGELDLVIGTRSAIFIPMKDLKMIIIDEEHDQSYYQIENVSYDAIDTACFRKDLEDIQLILSSATPRVVDLHKAKTNSFYLEKIKTRYFTEMPEVQIVDMKKDEKYNWIFSKKVVENIEVSLKKNKKVIVFTPTRGYANYVICSDCGYIFKCDECDVSLTFHKKERKLRCHYCGKESELPNFCPKCGGFKLQTRGFGTERVMTELAKLFPSQPLVRVDRTVIKTFKDLRNTFNFMKEPGKKIVVGTKMITKGLDIQDLDLVVILDADRYINFPDYNAQESTASLLMQVAGRSGRKEKGKVIIQSFEPENNIYKSLIDHNFDLIAENDLEQRKIYGYPPFVTLFLILVNNPSADKAKAKANEIVEELGKIENQDDFEILGPVVPIISKLRGNYRYQIIIKSKKKNHDFLFSAIKTYFRDIKIYVNPPTTLV, from the coding sequence ATGTATTATTATGAAGTAATCCCCATAGGTCAAATGGTTTTTAATGGGTTTACCTACAAAAGCGATAAAAAATTAGAGATAGGTCAAAGGGTTATTATTGATTTAAGAGGTAAGTTCCTTTCTGGCTTAATTTACAAAGAAGCTGAAAGCACCGAATTTAGCAAAATAAAAGAGATCGCATTTCCATTGGATAATAAAAGTTTATTAAATGAGAATCACATCAAACTTATGGAAAAAGTAAGCTCAAAATTTATGGCTCCTATTGGAGAGGTTGCAAGATTGCTTTTTCCTCCTCTTTCTTCGGATATTTATAAACTGAGAATTATACCAAAAAGTTCTTTGGGTCCTATTCAAAAGCCTATTTTTTACAAACAATTTTTAAAATCTTTTGATAATGCTTCAAAAGCCAACAAGCAGTTAAGAGAGTATTTGGATTCAAATTTAATTGAGATAGAACTATATAGAAAAGAATTTACAAAGAAAATAGATAAGTTTGTTAGTCTAAAAATGGACTTAAAAGAGACGTGGAAGTTCAATGTATCAAAATCTGCCAGAGAGGTAATAAATTATCTCTCCATAAACGGTGAAACCTTAGAAAGCGATCTGTACTCACAAGGTATTGTGAAAAAAGGTTCCACCGTTTTGAACACCTTAAGGAAAAAAGGTATAATAGAATTATCAGAAAGTATAACGGCTTACCAAAAAAATACAGAAGTTTCTTTAAATGATGAACAGAGGCAAGCAGTTGAAACAATAAAAGCAAATCCTGATAAACCACATTTATTGTACGGGGTTACGGGGAGCGGTAAAACCGAAGTATTTTTCGAGGTGGCAAGACCTATTTTGGAAAGTGGTGGGAAAGTACTTCTTTTGGTTCCAGAAATTTCTTTAACCTCCGAACTAATGAACAGGTTAAAAAAACGATTCGCTAATTACAATGCAGCTTTTTACCATTCTGGACTTACAAGTAGTGAAAGAGTGCAAACTTGGTATAAAGCCGTGAATGGTGAATTAGATTTAGTCATAGGAACAAGAAGCGCCATTTTCATACCCATGAAAGATTTAAAAATGATTATAATCGACGAAGAACATGATCAATCTTACTATCAGATAGAAAATGTTAGTTACGATGCAATAGATACAGCTTGTTTTAGAAAAGATTTAGAAGATATTCAACTGATACTTTCATCAGCTACCCCACGGGTTGTTGATCTGCACAAGGCAAAAACAAATTCTTTTTATCTTGAAAAAATAAAAACAAGATATTTTACCGAAATGCCTGAAGTCCAAATAGTTGATATGAAAAAAGATGAAAAATACAACTGGATATTCAGCAAAAAGGTAGTAGAAAATATAGAAGTTTCTTTGAAAAAAAACAAAAAAGTAATTGTTTTTACGCCAACAAGAGGATATGCCAATTATGTAATTTGCAGTGATTGTGGATATATATTTAAATGTGATGAGTGTGATGTTTCATTAACCTTTCATAAAAAAGAAAGAAAATTAAGATGCCATTACTGTGGAAAGGAAAGTGAATTACCAAATTTTTGCCCAAAATGTGGAGGCTTTAAGCTGCAAACCAGAGGTTTCGGTACGGAACGGGTTATGACTGAATTGGCTAAGTTGTTCCCTTCACAACCTCTGGTAAGGGTTGATAGAACGGTTATAAAAACATTCAAAGATTTAAGAAACACTTTCAATTTCATGAAAGAACCTGGGAAAAAGATTGTTGTCGGGACTAAGATGATCACTAAAGGTTTGGATATTCAAGATCTAGATTTAGTAGTCATTCTTGACGCTGATAGATATATCAACTTCCCCGACTACAATGCCCAAGAAAGTACAGCCTCTTTGCTCATGCAGGTTGCCGGGAGATCTGGCAGGAAAGAAAAAGGCAAAGTCATCATTCAAAGTTTTGAACCAGAAAATAATATTTATAAATCTTTAATTGATCATAATTTTGACCTGATTGCCGAGAATGATCTCGAACAAAGAAAAATATACGGTTATCCTCCATTTGTAACCTTGTTTTTGATTTTAGTGAACAACCCTTCTGCTGATAAAGCAAAAGCAAAAGCAAATGAAATCGTCGAAGAGTTGGGTAAAATTGAAAATCAGGATGATTTTGAAATATTAGGACCAGTTGTACCAATCATTTCCAAATTAAGAGGAAATTATAGGTATCAAATCATTATAAAAAGTAAAAAGAAAAATCATGACTTTTTATTCTCAGCGATTAAAACATATTTTAGAGACATCAAAATTTATGTTAACCCTCCCACCACATTAGTATAA
- a CDS encoding HPP family protein, with translation MDEISNILVKFKKNWKKYVFQSLLATITIFFILLILNVQDRPIIVSSLGASTFIVFAMPKSMVAKARNLVGGHAVGFICGSIFSFLLNGNFVFSNLSYALAVGLSIFLMVVIDTEHPPAAGTALSLSITGFSLNAFLSVFISVAILAVVHHFLKPYMIDLI, from the coding sequence TTGGACGAAATTTCTAATATTTTAGTAAAGTTCAAAAAAAACTGGAAGAAGTATGTTTTTCAAAGTTTATTGGCTACCATCACGATCTTTTTCATACTTTTGATTTTGAATGTTCAAGACAGGCCAATAATAGTCAGTTCTTTAGGGGCATCGACTTTTATAGTTTTTGCGATGCCAAAAAGTATGGTTGCTAAGGCTAGAAACTTGGTGGGTGGGCATGCGGTAGGATTTATATGCGGAAGTATTTTTTCTTTTTTGCTTAACGGTAATTTTGTATTCTCTAATTTATCGTACGCCCTTGCCGTAGGCCTCTCAATATTTCTTATGGTTGTCATAGATACAGAACATCCACCAGCAGCCGGAACAGCACTGAGCTTGAGTATAACAGGGTTTAGCTTAAATGCCTTTCTGTCAGTTTTTATCAGTGTGGCGATCTTGGCGGTTGTCCATCACTTTCTAAAACCTTATATGATAGACTTAATTTAA